ACCCGACCGCGTGCGTTCGTACATCTCGCGGAGCCCGTCGGCCACGGCACGCTGCCCGTAACGCACGCCATCGTAGCGCGCGAGATTGCTGGACGCCTCCGCCGGGGCGAGCACGTAGTACACGGGAATCGCGAGCGACGTGTGCGGCAAGGAGACGTCACGCACTTCGGCGCCGAGCGACCGCAAGCGTTCGCATGCCGCGTCGCAGTGCGCGCGAATACGCGGATCGAGCGCATCGGTGAAGTACTCGACCGGTCGACCAACCACGAGGCCGGCGAGCGGCTGCGAGCGGTCAGCAATCACGGCAGACTGCCGCAACGCTGGCACGGGACGCGCCGAGCTCGTAGCATCGTACGGATCGTGTCCGGCGATGATCTCGACCCCGAGTGCCGCATCGAACACGTTCTGTGCGAGCACGCCGACGTGGTCGAGTGACGATGCGTAGGCGACCAAGCCGAAACGACTGACGCGTCCGTACGTGGGCTTCACCCCGACGATCCCGCAAAACGCCGCCGGTTGGCGAACGGAGCCACCGGTTTCGGAGCCAAGCGCGAGACGGACCACGCCCGCCGCGACGGCGGCGGCCGAGCCACCGGAGGAACCGCCAGGCACGCGCGAGCGATCGACGGGATTCCTGGTGGGCCCGTACGCGCTATTCTCGGTGGACGATCCCATGGCGAATTCATCCATGTTCGTCTTGCCGATCACGATGGCACCGGCGTCTCGCAGCTTCCTGACGGCGGTTGCCTCGAAAGGACTGACATACCCCTCGAGAATGCGCGAGCCGCACGTGGTCGGCAGCGTGAGGGTGGCGAGATTGTCCTTGATCGCGACGGGAACTCCCGCGATATCGCCGCCGTCTGCTGGCGAGGACACGGCGTTGGCCACGAGCTTCGCGGCAGCCATCGACCCATCACGGTCCACGGAAAGGAACGCGTTCAATCCGGTCGGTCCAGCATCAACCGCGTCGTATTGCGCCCACGCCGATTCGACGGAGTGCGCCTTCAGCGACTCCGCGCTCATGCGTCACCCTCGGACGAGGCGCCGGCATCGCCGTGGGTGGCGAGCCGCGGCACCAGAAAAAATCCGTCACGCGTGGCTGGCGCGAAGGCCTCCCGTGCGCGCTGTAACGCGACCGACGGTCTGTCGTCGTCGCGGAGCGGCATTCCGTCGACCGCTCGCGCACCGAGGTCGGCGGGAATGGGAGCCTGCTGCAGCGCATCGATATGCCGCAGGATGC
This region of Gemmatimonas groenlandica genomic DNA includes:
- a CDS encoding Asp-tRNA(Asn)/Glu-tRNA(Gln) amidotransferase subunit GatC; this encodes MSVTNDDVLHVAQLARLAIDDARLPGLVAELNGILRHIDALQQAPIPADLGARAVDGMPLRDDDRPSVALQRAREAFAPATRDGFFLVPRLATHGDAGASSEGDA
- the gatA gene encoding Asp-tRNA(Asn)/Glu-tRNA(Gln) amidotransferase subunit GatA, with the translated sequence MSAESLKAHSVESAWAQYDAVDAGPTGLNAFLSVDRDGSMAAAKLVANAVSSPADGGDIAGVPVAIKDNLATLTLPTTCGSRILEGYVSPFEATAVRKLRDAGAIVIGKTNMDEFAMGSSTENSAYGPTRNPVDRSRVPGGSSGGSAAAVAAGVVRLALGSETGGSVRQPAAFCGIVGVKPTYGRVSRFGLVAYASSLDHVGVLAQNVFDAALGVEIIAGHDPYDATSSARPVPALRQSAVIADRSQPLAGLVVGRPVEYFTDALDPRIRAHCDAACERLRSLGAEVRDVSLPHTSLAIPVYYVLAPAEASSNLARYDGVRYGQRAVADGLREMYERTRSGGFGAEVTRRILLGTYVLSAGYYDAYYRRAQTVRTLITQDFERVFAEGVHVLFTPTAPTPAFRIGEVSDPYDMYLSDIYTVTANLAGIPAMSQPIGLVDGLPVGGQFMAARFDEATMFKAAAALEHAMAQEGGA